The stretch of DNA AAAAGAAGATGGGCCGCATCAGGGCCTGGAAACACGGGGGCTGGAAGTCACCTTTGTGATGGAGTTTGGCGCCAAGCTGGAGATGACATCTGTTCCGGAGATTTTCCGCTGTGTGGATATCTGTAATATCAACGGCATGGATGTAATTTCTGCAGCCGGCAGTGTTTCCTTTCTGCTGGAAGCATACGATAAGGGATTGGTAACCACAGAGGATCTGGGTTTTGTGCCACAGTGGGGAGACTATAATACGGTATCGCGGTTATTGTTGCAAATCGCCGGCCGTGAAGGTATGGGTAATTTATTGGCAGAAGGGGCCAAGCGGGCTTCACAGCAGATCCCCGGCAGTGAACCTTATGCCATGCATGTTAAAGGCGTAGAGATGCCGGTTAAGGATCCCCGCCCCAAATGCGATACCTTTACCTTTGGTTACCTGACAAATACCCGGGGTGGCGACAGCTTGCGCGGGCGCTCTCCGGTGGAAGCGGTGCTGCAGCCTTTGGTGGACCATCGCACCGAACCGTTGGGTGTGGATCCTGAGCATATTGAAGCATTGGATATGCCTGCGACACTAAAAAAAGAAATTTTTGGTGATCCTCCGAAGGGAGTGAACCTGCCCCGGATGCTGGTCTATGCAGAAAACCTGATTGCCCTGATTAACTGTGTGGGATTTTGTATCCGGCCGCCGGTGCTGCGCTCGCTGGGCCCGGACTTTTACGCCCGGGCATTAACGGCGGTAACCGGCAGGAAGTATGATGAGGATATGGTATATGCTGCTGCCCAAAGGGTGTGGGACCTGCAGCACAGCTTTAATGTGCGGGAAGGAGAAACGTCTCAGGACTACTGTTATCCCAAACGTTTCTATACAGAAAGCCTGCCCGGCCCCAAAGGCCGTATCACTCCCCCTCTCTCCCGGGAGCAGATCGAGGAAAACCTACGGGAATATTTTCAGGTCCGCGGCTGGGAATTCTAAAAAAAATCAATATTTCCGAGAAAAATATGGTAAAATAATATGCAGGCTGTATAATACATACAGCCTGCTTTCTCAT from Dethiobacter alkaliphilus AHT 1 encodes:
- a CDS encoding aldehyde ferredoxin oxidoreductase family protein, with translation MSTLLTVNLTEGSMYRKDIADTEEMYLGGLGVNSRLLYDLVPTGADPLGPENALLFGVGPLVGTLLPTACRTEVTAKSPLSGRFGTANGGGSFGAVLRYAGFSYLAFLGAAQTPVMLVIDDEKVRLEQADDLWGLDVWEATDRIKARLGHDFHVAVIGPAGENLVRFASIQNDYFASWGRTGMGAVMGSKRLKAVAVRGSGTVDVADIKTFNKLRREAFDRVQKEPSFGFMKRYGSMVVADPFDAGGALPGRNFTVGSYADWAQTRGRKPFEKQYKEGDVACFSCPIACAHWSRVKEDGPHQGLETRGLEVTFVMEFGAKLEMTSVPEIFRCVDICNINGMDVISAAGSVSFLLEAYDKGLVTTEDLGFVPQWGDYNTVSRLLLQIAGREGMGNLLAEGAKRASQQIPGSEPYAMHVKGVEMPVKDPRPKCDTFTFGYLTNTRGGDSLRGRSPVEAVLQPLVDHRTEPLGVDPEHIEALDMPATLKKEIFGDPPKGVNLPRMLVYAENLIALINCVGFCIRPPVLRSLGPDFYARALTAVTGRKYDEDMVYAAAQRVWDLQHSFNVREGETSQDYCYPKRFYTESLPGPKGRITPPLSREQIEENLREYFQVRGWEF